A region from the Takifugu rubripes chromosome 22, fTakRub1.2, whole genome shotgun sequence genome encodes:
- the LOC446069 gene encoding interleukin-12 subunit alpha isoform X1: MWSASVPHQPWPRSTSVSILGWPRSTSVSTLDAHFAAVSCADSSPAALLLLLVCPLWQLAQALPLTGRVSDQCVSQAQALLHNITGTLSKKELFSGMDCSKQSLELHEETQTAWACWPKGPTCSGTIKSEFNKERCLTNIAEDLQHYLRFLSAQPDPEGWLHATLLPSTRQLLQNCFAWDSEEVEEEKVAVNHPSSYAERLKLCKVLRGFQVRSITINRAVKYMNAGADAQPSS; the protein is encoded by the exons ATGTGGAGCGCCTCAGTCCCACACCAACCATGGCCTCGCTCCACCTCTGTGAGTATTCTGGGATGGCCGCGCTCCACCTCTGTGAGTACTCTGGATGCCCACTTTGCTGCTGTCTCTTGTGCAGACTCGTCTCCTGCggcgctgctcctgctcctcgtgTGTCCTCTGTGGCAGCTCGCTCAGGCTCTACCACTGACGGGACGGGTCTCGGACCAGTGTGTCTCTCAGGCCCAGGCGCTCCTGCACAACATCACCGGAACGCTGTCCAAG AAGGAGCTGTTCAGTGGAATGGACTGCAGCAAGCAGAGCCTGGAGCTCCACGAGGAGACGCAGACGGCCTGGGCGTGCTGGCCAAAG gGACCGACGTGCTCGGGAACCATCAAGTCAGAATTCAACAAG GAACGGTGTCTGACCAACATCGCTGAGGACCTGCAGCACTACCTCCGGTTCCTCTCGGCCCAGCCGGACCCTGAGGGCTGGCTCCACGCCACCCTTCTGCCCAGCAcacggcagctgctgcag AACTGCTTCGCTTGGGACtctgaggaggtggaagaagagaag gttgcCGTAAACCACCCTAGCAGCTATGCTGAGAGGCTGAAGCTGTGCAAAGTTCTGAGAGGCTTCCAGGTCCGAAGCATCACCATCAACAGAGCTGTGAAGTACATGAACGCTGGTGCCGATGCTCAGCCCAGCAGCTGA
- the LOC446069 gene encoding interleukin-12 subunit alpha precursor, with protein sequence MASLHLYSSPAALLLLLVCPLWQLAQALPLTGRVSDQCVSQAQALLHNITGTLSKKELFSGMDCSKQSLELHEETQTAWACWPKGPTCSGTIKSEFNKERCLTNIAEDLQHYLRFLSAQPDPEGWLHATLLPSTRQLLQNCFAWDSEEVEEEKVAVNHPSSYAERLKLCKVLRGFQVRSITINRAVKYMNAGADAQPSS encoded by the exons ATGGCCTCGCTCCACCTCT ACTCGTCTCCTGCggcgctgctcctgctcctcgtgTGTCCTCTGTGGCAGCTCGCTCAGGCTCTACCACTGACGGGACGGGTCTCGGACCAGTGTGTCTCTCAGGCCCAGGCGCTCCTGCACAACATCACCGGAACGCTGTCCAAG AAGGAGCTGTTCAGTGGAATGGACTGCAGCAAGCAGAGCCTGGAGCTCCACGAGGAGACGCAGACGGCCTGGGCGTGCTGGCCAAAG gGACCGACGTGCTCGGGAACCATCAAGTCAGAATTCAACAAG GAACGGTGTCTGACCAACATCGCTGAGGACCTGCAGCACTACCTCCGGTTCCTCTCGGCCCAGCCGGACCCTGAGGGCTGGCTCCACGCCACCCTTCTGCCCAGCAcacggcagctgctgcag AACTGCTTCGCTTGGGACtctgaggaggtggaagaagagaag gttgcCGTAAACCACCCTAGCAGCTATGCTGAGAGGCTGAAGCTGTGCAAAGTTCTGAGAGGCTTCCAGGTCCGAAGCATCACCATCAACAGAGCTGTGAAGTACATGAACGCTGGTGCCGATGCTCAGCCCAGCAGCTGA
- the LOC101079336 gene encoding zona pellucida sperm-binding protein 3-like, protein MERSPQRLSFRWVVVVILVCTRTENLCASDRGPNDPRVHSAASPGHVQPVSTDAKQIPVSDPPDHPAAVVVRCHADSMELLVQADLFNRGLQVDRRHLHLGPSPAAEGSACAATPSGEAGFTIWAPLMDCGMRRSSTEEKIVYSARLSYSPEPPRVGAVLRLDAAAIPVECHYEKKYSLSGVLLRPTWIPSVSVASAENRIGFDLQLMTANWDFRRRFYSYFLGDPLYFEVSARLLHHVPLRVYVDHCVATATPDVAAPVRYDFIEHSGCLADTFLTNSSSHFLPRLNENKLRFQIDAFRFYREPDNQIFVTCYVKAVPGPAAVSSENRACSLMENRWRSVDGHDQACTSCGMSRRAAPAWTNAPQHSSAQNGREHQPPSYSPGGAHQSQGSRLMGGAHAEAGRTVQMGPITVLSPGSDSRMGTESSST, encoded by the exons ATGGAGCGTTCCCCTCAAAGACTTTCTTTCCGGTGGGTCGTCGTCGTAATCCTAGTTTGCACACGCACGGAAAACCTGTGCGCTTCGGACCGAGGCCCGAACGACCCCCGCGTCCACAGCGCTGCTTCTCCGGGTCACGTCCAGCCCGTCTCAACCGACGCAAAACAGATTCCCGTGTCGGACCCCCCCGACCACCCTGCGGCTGTGGTGGTCAGGTGTCACGCGGACTcgatggagctgctggtgcaggCGGATCTGTTCAACAGGGGCCTCCAGGTGGACCGCAGACACCTGCACCTGGGCCCGAGTCCGGCGGCTGAGGGCAGCGCGTGCGCGGCGACGCCGTCGGGGGAGGCGGGCTTCACCATCTGGGCCCCCCTGATGGACTGTGGAATGAGACGCTCC TCAACAGAGGAGAAGATCGTTTACTCCGCCCGTCTGAGCTACTCACCCGAACCCCCGCGGGTCGGTGCTGTGCTCCGACTGGACGCAGCAGCGATTCCAGTTGAATGCCACTATGAGAA gaaATATTCCCTGAGCGGCGTTTTGCTGCGACCCACCTGGATCCCCTCCGTGTCTGTTGCCTCAGCTGAGAACCGGATCGGCTTTGACCTGCAGCTCATGACTG CCAACTGGGATTTCAGGAGAAGATTTTACTCCTATTTCCTGGGCGATCCTCTCTACTTTGAAGTCTCCGCCAGGCTCCTTCACCACGTTCCTCTGCGCGTCTATGTGGACCACTGTGTTGCCACGGCAACTCCAGATGTTGCGGCTCCAGTACGATACGACTTTATTGAGCATTCTGG ATGTCTTGCAGACACTTTCCTGACCAACTCCAGCTCTCACTTCCTGCCGAGACTGAACGAGAACAAGCTGCGGTTTCAGATCGACGCCTTCAGGTTCTACCGAGAGCCCGACAATCAG ATCTTTGTCACCTGCTACGTGAAGGCGGTTCCAGGCCCAGCAGCCGTCAGCTCTGAGAACAGGGCGTGCTCTTTAATGGAGAACAG atggagatcagtcgatggccACGACCAGGCGTGCACGAGCTGCGGCATGTCGCGCCGCGCCGCTCCGGCATGGACGAATGCTCCGCAGCACAGCTCGGCCCAGAACGGGCGGGAGCACCAGCCACCCAGCTACTCCCCAGGGGGAGCCCACCAGAGCCAGGGGAGCAGGCTGATGGGAGGAGCCCACGCTGAAGCAG GGCGGACAGTCCAGATGGGCCCCATCACTGTCCTGTCTCCCGGTTCAGACTCCAGAATGGGcactgagagcagcagcacctga
- the LOC115248060 gene encoding ADP-ribosylation factor-like protein 14 — MGQRGSKQPQAQVLLLGLDNAGKSTLLYKLKHDAFVTTSPTIGFNVEMLDAKKNRKNVALTVWDVGGQGKMREHWKSFHNDVAAVVFVVDSSDRERLDEAHGELENTLRSEQLRGRPLILLANKQDVNGALTVTEISERFNLRKICASRDWFVQPCSASTGFGVEEAFKRVAQMAKVPSDSGTVKDNIKETVHYLTASTKH, encoded by the coding sequence ATGGGACAGCGGGGATCCAAGCAGCCACAAGCCCAGGTTCTGCTCCTGGGCCTGGACAACGCGGGGAAGTCGACCCTCCTCTACAAGCTGAAGCACGACGCCTTCGTCACCACTTCGCCCACCATCGGCTTCAACGTGGAGATGCTGGACGCCAAAAAGAACAGGAAGAACGTGGCTCTGACCGTGTGGGACGTCGGCGGCCAGGGGAAGATGCGGGAGCACTGGAAGAGCTTCCACAACGACGTGGCGGCCGTCGTGTTCGTGGTGGACAGTTCGGACAGGGAGCGTCTGGACGAGGCGCACGGAGAGCTGGAGAACACGCTGAGGAGCGAGCAGTTGCGCGGGCGGCCCCTCATCCTGCTCGCCAACAAACAAGACGTGAACGGCGCTCTGACGGTCACCGAGATATCCGAAAGGTTTAACCTGAGGAAGATCTGCGCGTCGCGGGATTGGTTCGTGCAGCCGTGCTCCGCGTCGACGGGCTTCGGAGTGGAAGAGGCCTTCAAACGAGTGGCCCAGATGGCCAAAGTGCCGTCAGACTCCGGGACAGTCAAGGACAATATCAAGGAAACGGTGCACTACCTCACAGCGAGTACCAAACACTAA
- the LOC101079789 gene encoding protein phosphatase 1 regulatory subunit 7 isoform X2 has product MAARSVGELQDMEGKEESPVDMDTITLDPEEEDVDLVHCRIGKIEGLEVLQKAKTLSLRQNLIKKIENLDSLTSLRELDLYDNQIRKLENLHQLTELEQLDVSFNILRKVEGLEQLTSLKKLFLLHNKISGIANLDHFTCLEMLELGSNRIRVIENLDALSSLQSLFLGTNKITKLQNLDGLHNLTVLSIQSNRITKLEGLQNLVSLKELYLSHNGIEVIEGLENNKKLTTLDIAANRIKRIENIGHLTELQEFWMNDNQIDNWSDLDELKNARSLETVYLERNPLQKDPQYRRKIMLALPSVRQIDAAFIRF; this is encoded by the exons ATGGCCGCCCGCTCTGTCGGAGAACTGCAGGACATGGAAG GTAAAGAAGAGTCGCCCGTTGACATGGATACCATAACCTTGGACCCGGAGGAAGAG GATGTTGATCTGGTTCATTGTCGTATTGGAAAGATTGAAGGATTAGAAGTGCTGCAGAAGGCTAAA ACGCTGTCCTTACGCCAGAACCTCATTAAAAAGATAGAAAATCTCGACAGTTTGACGTCGCTGCGGGAGCTCGATCTGTATGACAATCAGATCCGCAAGCTGGAGAACCTGCACCAGCTCACGGAGTTGGA GCAGCTTGATGTGTCCTTCAACATCCTGAGGAAGGTGGAAGGCCTGGAGCAGCTCACCTCTCTGAAGAAGCTTTTTCTGCTGCACAACAAAATTAGCGGCATTGCCAACCTGGACCACTTCACCtgtctggagatgctggagtTGGGCTCCAATCGTATCCGG GTCATAGAGAACCTGGACGCACTTTCATCTCTACAAAGTTTGTTCCTTGGCACCAATAAAATCACGAAACTTCAGAACCTGGATGGTTTACACAACCTGACCGTCTTAAGTATCCAG AGTAATCGGATCACGAAACTGGAGGGTCTGCAGAACCTGGTCAGTCTGAAGGAGCTCTACTTGAGCCACAACGGCATCGAGGTGATCGAGGGTTTGGAGAACAAC AAGAAACTCACAACGCTGGACATCGCAGCCAACCGGATCAAGAGAATCGAGAACATCGGCCATCTGACGGAGCTGCAGGAGTTCTGG ATGAACGATAACCAGATCGATAACTGGTCGGATCTGGACGAGCTGAAGAACGCCAGGTCCCTGGAGACGGTCTACCTCGAGAGAAATCCTCTGCAGAAGGACCCACAGTACCGACGGAAAATCATGCTAGCGCTGCCCAGCGTGCGCCAGATCGACGCCGCCTTCATCCGCTTCTGA
- the LOC101079789 gene encoding protein phosphatase 1 regulatory subunit 7 isoform X1 has translation MAARSVGELQDMEVDRRGESEESGDDDTRRRSINGDVDPSQAAGTGKEESPVDMDTITLDPEEEDVDLVHCRIGKIEGLEVLQKAKTLSLRQNLIKKIENLDSLTSLRELDLYDNQIRKLENLHQLTELEQLDVSFNILRKVEGLEQLTSLKKLFLLHNKISGIANLDHFTCLEMLELGSNRIRVIENLDALSSLQSLFLGTNKITKLQNLDGLHNLTVLSIQSNRITKLEGLQNLVSLKELYLSHNGIEVIEGLENNKKLTTLDIAANRIKRIENIGHLTELQEFWMNDNQIDNWSDLDELKNARSLETVYLERNPLQKDPQYRRKIMLALPSVRQIDAAFIRF, from the exons ATGGCCGCCCGCTCTGTCGGAGAACTGCAGGACATGGAAG TGGACCGGAGGGGTGAATCGGAAGAGTCTGGTGATGATGacaccaggaggaggagtatcAACGGCGACGTGGACCCCAGTCAGGCCGCTGGCACAG GTAAAGAAGAGTCGCCCGTTGACATGGATACCATAACCTTGGACCCGGAGGAAGAG GATGTTGATCTGGTTCATTGTCGTATTGGAAAGATTGAAGGATTAGAAGTGCTGCAGAAGGCTAAA ACGCTGTCCTTACGCCAGAACCTCATTAAAAAGATAGAAAATCTCGACAGTTTGACGTCGCTGCGGGAGCTCGATCTGTATGACAATCAGATCCGCAAGCTGGAGAACCTGCACCAGCTCACGGAGTTGGA GCAGCTTGATGTGTCCTTCAACATCCTGAGGAAGGTGGAAGGCCTGGAGCAGCTCACCTCTCTGAAGAAGCTTTTTCTGCTGCACAACAAAATTAGCGGCATTGCCAACCTGGACCACTTCACCtgtctggagatgctggagtTGGGCTCCAATCGTATCCGG GTCATAGAGAACCTGGACGCACTTTCATCTCTACAAAGTTTGTTCCTTGGCACCAATAAAATCACGAAACTTCAGAACCTGGATGGTTTACACAACCTGACCGTCTTAAGTATCCAG AGTAATCGGATCACGAAACTGGAGGGTCTGCAGAACCTGGTCAGTCTGAAGGAGCTCTACTTGAGCCACAACGGCATCGAGGTGATCGAGGGTTTGGAGAACAAC AAGAAACTCACAACGCTGGACATCGCAGCCAACCGGATCAAGAGAATCGAGAACATCGGCCATCTGACGGAGCTGCAGGAGTTCTGG ATGAACGATAACCAGATCGATAACTGGTCGGATCTGGACGAGCTGAAGAACGCCAGGTCCCTGGAGACGGTCTACCTCGAGAGAAATCCTCTGCAGAAGGACCCACAGTACCGACGGAAAATCATGCTAGCGCTGCCCAGCGTGCGCCAGATCGACGCCGCCTTCATCCGCTTCTGA